Within the Candidatus Methylomirabilota bacterium genome, the region CCCGCGCGGTTCGTCGCTGAACTCCACCTTCCGGAGCGCGGCGAGGAGCTTCTCCTTGTCCTCGGCCTCCCCGTTGATGCTCCTGAGCGCCTCGTAGTAGAAGCGCCCAGCCGTGTACCCCTCGGCGGAGTACAGAGACGTGCCGCGGCCATAGCGCTTCTCGTAGGCAGCCGAGAACTTCTTGTTGGCCGGGTTCTCCAGCACGGAGCTGTAAATGAGGGAGGTCATGACCCCGACGGCCTCGTCACCCATGCTCTTCAGGACGTTCTCGTCCGTCAGCGTCCCGATCCCGACCAGCGGAATCTTTCCCTTGAGACCAGCGTCGCTCCACGCCTTTACGAAGCGCGGGGAGAGGCCGCCTGTGTGGCACGCGTAGACGCCATCGATGTCCTTCTTCAGCGAGGTCAGGTACGGCGCGTAGTCCTGCATGTTCAACGGGGTCCAGATCCGCTGCACGACCTTGCCGCCCAGATCTTCGAACACGCGCTGGAACCCGCCGTTGGACTCCCAGCCGAACGCGTAGTCCATGCTGATCGTGGCCATGCGCCGCAGCTTGAGCTGCTTGTAGGCATAGTCCCCGAGCGGGTGCGTCGCCTGGCTGCCGGTGAAGGACGTGCGCACGACCCACCGCACCGGCTTGCGCTGGGTGATGTCGTCCGGCGCCATCACGGGGTAGACGGTCGGGATCTTGTTCTGCTCGAGGTACGGCGCGATGGCATAGCCGGTGGCGGCCAGCAGCCCGCCGGCGACAGTGTGCACATTCTCCTGCTCCACGAGCCGCCGCACCTTGGTCAGGGCGCCGGTCGGCTCCGGATCCGAATCCTCCACGATGACCTTGACCTCGCGGCCGGCCACCTTGTAGCCGACCTCTTCCCAGAAGAGCGTGAACCCGTCCGTCATGTCCTTCCCGGTCTGGGAAAAGTTGCCGGTGAGCGGCCCGAAGTAC harbors:
- a CDS encoding ABC transporter substrate-binding protein, which gives rise to MRRRRFLVAMGAAAVGMAGRPRLGRAADRGPIRIGYFGPLTGNFSQTGKDMTDGFTLFWEEVGYKVAGREVKVIVEDSDPEPTGALTKVRRLVEQENVHTVAGGLLAATGYAIAPYLEQNKIPTVYPVMAPDDITQRKPVRWVVRTSFTGSQATHPLGDYAYKQLKLRRMATISMDYAFGWESNGGFQRVFEDLGGKVVQRIWTPLNMQDYAPYLTSLKKDIDGVYACHTGGLSPRFVKAWSDAGLKGKIPLVGIGTLTDENVLKSMGDEAVGVMTSLIYSSVLENPANKKFSAAYEKRYGRGTSLYSAEGYTAGRFYYEALRSINGEAEDKEKLLAALRKVEFSDEPRGPMKMDDLGNPIQNVYIRRVERVGGKLQNSVIYTYPNVSQFWTYNRDEYLKTPVYDRNYPPCKYCE